The nucleotide window GCATActctttttttattgacatatcAGTTCCACCGCAAGACTACAAtgtgcaataaatttatttatgcctGAGTGAGGTTTACgattattaaaagttttaaaatcaattttatatcaatatataattttatatttaaattaatataagcaTCTTAACCATTCAGAGTTGCGCCAATAAATCTTAAGTATTGCTCTTCTCatagtaatataatatttcgaaaattcaaagCTTTATTAATTGGAATGCTCACATAAAGCTAAAGCATTTACGTATGCAATGCAAAAATGTAGCgggacattttaataaaaaaaattgattaccTCGCAACATTAAAACCATCACAAACGATAAAGTTGTCATTATTGTTAAATACTGCAGACGGCAATATTCGTCCCACTGTTTTGATGTTTTTCAGGAGCCAAAACTTTCGAGCGACGTTACGGGAACACTTGGTAACACAAATACTGCCTAATACTAAACCAGCtttgtttgtatttacataACGGGACTCCATCATAGGGTGTCTTTGTTTTGTAATGCGAATGTGGATACATGGATCCATACTCACACTCATTCAATCATCATTCGGTAGTGTACAGTGCGCAGTTGTACTTAGTTGCGTTAAATATGGGTGGTGGTTTTTATATACGCTGTATTAGTATTAGCAGTAAGCTCTACTACTACCGGTAAAGTGCAGCATCGGAATTGTTGGAGAAGCATTCCAGTATAACGCGTGTTGCCGTTCACAACGAGGCGACGCGACAGAGCACGACATCCGACGATCCGCATACGGTGTAACGGTCTACTTTTCGCTGCCGGGAATATATATCTCAACGAAAATCTTAGCTCGACCATTCCGTAACTGTCGCGACGTACACCCTTCATAATATTTAGTAATTATCAGCACATTACTAAAGGTGGTTGTCGCAGAACTCACGAACCGAGACGATTTTGTTAACTTTAAGAGTGAAATGGGCTCCTTTTGCAATAAAAAGATatgtgcaaaaaaataataataaagaatatgCACACGTTGTTATTCTAATTAGTGATTTAATTAACATAGACTGCaagatttttaataattctgtGTAAATTAATATGTTAACTAAATAATGTATGGTGCAAATCTGTACATTAATAgtcattttattaatatatactatatgtataacgTATAAGCATTAAACATATAAACACGATTTTCAGACAAACATCATTacgtcaaatacaaaaaaacaaaagtgtgTCTTAGTCAATGCAAAAATAATCTTAGAATAGAGTGTGTGAAGAAAAACTAACTCTAAATGAGAATGGAAGACCCAAACCTCGCCGAACAGTATGTGCAGGAATTCGTGCTCGATCACCTAGAGGACGGTTCAGCAACTGTTACAGCTATTGGAGTGAAACGTGAAGATCACAGTCCAGTGGCAGCCCCAAAAATTACTTGGACAACTACAACAATCACTCCAGAGGAAGAGGAAACTGCTAATCCACCCGCCATCAAGATGCGATCTTTTCCACAAAGCTGGCATATAGACGATCGCCGATTGCAGCCATTATCCCCACCACCGGAAATCTACACGCACGGACCTATGGCAGGGCAAGCAATCCTTGTGAACACATCGGTGCCTGGTGGAGTGCCATCGACACCGCCTGAAACCCCACCTGTTATTAGCTCTCCTAATGGAAGTACTTGTGCCCAAACGtatgcaacaataacaagtgCTTCGTATCCAACACATCGTCCACCCACCGCCAATGCTGGTCTCACTCAAGAAATGATGTGGCTACCTAACTCCATGCGTTCAGATCCTCAGCCATTAGACTTACGACCGCTTGCTTGTCCCACTCATGAGGAGGAATGGGAGCGACAACGTGAATACATGCATGCCACAGCATCAGTTGTGGCCGCCAATCATCATCATGGACAATTGGTGGCACAATCCCAGCACCATCCCCACCACCATCATCATTTTCAATCACTAGAGCACTTAGCACCTATCAGCATGCATACGCCTTATCACAGTGGTATACCCAACGGCGCTACCAGCCTTAGCAGTTGTGGAAATGACAGTCAGGCACCATCTAACGCTCCAATAACAACTTCAGTGGTTCACCTCAATCGACCAATGTCGGTCTGCTCTACTCGATCATCCACAAATTCACCGCGCACCTGCTCCAGACAATATAGCACTTCCAGTAATTTAGGTCTTGATGACTGTATTAGTGATGATTTGCTAACGACTTTGAGCGTACGAGAATTAAATAAACGCCTGCATGGATGCCCCCGTGAAGAAGTGGTGCGGCTCAAGGCTAAACGTAGGACGCTGAAAAATCGTGGATACGCTCAAAGCTGTCGTTCAAAACGACTACAGCAACGGCATGAGTTGGAGAAAACCAATCGTCAGTTGAATCAGGATCTGCATCGCTTGAAATTAGAATTTTCGCGTGTTTGTCAAGAGCGCGATCACTTAAAACAACGTCTGCAAATACGAACGAGCGGAAGTAGTAGTGGTGTAATTGCTGCTCTAGCGAATGCTAGCGATGGCAGTACACCAGGTGTGATCACCGTTGGTCAACCACATTGTAATGCAGAGAGTCATAATTCGCCGGAGTTTTATCTCTGACGCCAACTTGCTATCGGAGGAGAACATGCGGCAGCCGCCGTTGCAGTGGCCGCAGCATCCAGCCATCATTTGCCACACACGCAACCTTTACATCGGCACTCACATCAATGGCCATCACGCTACCATCAGCATGTACACCAACAACCAACAAGCACTGTAATAGTCTGAATGCGACGTGTAGAAAAttactaatattttatatgtaattagTGCACGCCGTATTTAGTATAAAGCATTAAAATAGTAATTATTACTAAAAACTTTTCTGTGACTTTAGTCGGCAAAAACATCAATATTTGTAAGTAAAATGGACACAAATAGTTATTTGATATGTCTACCATAGCTCTAGGTGCTCCTAATAACATATAGGCATATCCCAAaaacaatttgcaaataaaGTTGGACTTTCATATAACTCGAACCTCTATAAATCGAAGCTCTCCATAACTCATACTCCTGAATTGGCAATAgatgtaaaatttcaaacaaatttcctTCCTTAACTCGAAGTTTTTTGTGTATTATAGTGATTCGAGTTATGAAAGTTTCACTGTATatttaacttaatattttttaattggatCAGTTCCTGAGTTTGAAGTGGACACAATATCTTCCGGTTTAAGTTAAGCAGAAGGtgtaaaataattattcgaTTCGAGATGCGTACATACTGTTATTTTTTACGCAATTACGATTACTTTATTAAGAGCTATTAGATAAATTCATTCAGAAACGtttgacaataaaataatatgtgtTGTGTTTAGGTCGtagttatattatatgtttgcctaaatacatatgtataattggtAAATCAATTGTAGTGAATAATGATATTATCAAGTATGCATGTCCTTCAGCTTATGTTCAAAACTCTGCACCATATTTgtccattttcaaatttattcattaattaattgaatttaaactttaaattaatatataaatatatatgtacatatatatatctatattgtGATCGTTTAATTTGCTATTTTGTATACTGTATaacagcaaataaaattaagtggtgTTACCTTAAAacattggaaaatattaattttaaaattctttaagcaacaataacatgaaattaaaaaatcctTGGTTATTGCACTAAAAATATCGTTAAGAAATAtctaagaatatatttttgtgatattATTGTAATTCAAAGAATTGGTTTACAGCAATAATCAATTGTTTCTCTCTTCTACCTCTTGATGTGGTACTTGATATGgtagtatatattttaatataacgtGGTGAAACTCTATCCAGCACGAAAATTTTTTGGTTGACGTAAACTAACAGATAGAAGAGTCCAAAAGTGAgatataggttaggttatattCGATTAACTTCAGTACCTGTATCTATTATTAAGAGAGTAAAGAACTTTCATATAAAAGAGAAGTTTGATCAATGTCTCTATCCTCCTGATTTTTCAACATGTACATGATAACTTTCTTTGCCAACTGCTACTACCAATTAATACCGCATTTGTTATTAACCTTTTTGGTCTGAAAAACTAGTCGATAATAACGATTGcttcacttttatttacattggtatattatacttaaatatggGTCTTGAATAGATTAAATTTTATCtttgagttattttattatatgtatatttcgttttaatttagaaaaacaaaTTCATAAAACATCAATCATATTGAAAAGAACTTACAAAAGGcacaaacaaaaatgttaaaaaatctgTTCTTTAGGGATCGCCTTTCCCAATGGGCttggtttttggaaaatgaGATTTCTAAGCATCAATATTTCCATTGCAAAACAAAGCTACAagttcaatatttaaattatatctttatttattgtacTACTTTGAAATACTATATTAGTATaactttttgatttcattatagTAATTTTAACTATAATGTTTCAAAACGTAAACTATTTACAAAaaggtacgagtatatattttttaaatgaaaatttcagttaGTTCTTGAACACACCTcttattatacatatgataACATTAAGATTTATGAATAattgtatgtataattattattacattgtATAGTTAGTGAATTAAACACGCGCTTGGTTGATAAGTTAAGCATTTGTAAGTATATACccatgaatatatatacatatatatattacatttgTAAGCATTTTGTATATACTTAGTACGGTCAAAAGATTTTCGAGCTTTCTCGAATAAAAAAGAGAGGGTTTTTCTTAATGAATTATACAACagtacaataatttatttatttatatatatgtatgtatttgtataatggaaatgatatttttttaaatcttatacTTATAAAAGTATaacaattatattgtattataaatatataatttcatttatttttagtacaatAGATCAAATTGTTTCTTAAGGTTTCCGGTTCGTCAAATGTTTATAGTGGTTAATATTTGTCAtaaatctgtaattttaaattctatgcgaatattttttaacaaagaaCACTATCCCCTGCAGCGTAACTTTCGAAATAACTTAATCTAGGAGATTTTTCTGCGGCGAAAGTTTGTAATGCCTTTATTAGCATACATTTGGTAGCGTTCTTATAGCAAGATGTAATGTAccacaaaatgaaataaaaactgaTTGCAACGTCTTCATATACCGAAGTGGTCTATCAATTTTTTATTCGGACTACTGTTGTAGTATTGTTATTTTAGTACTAGTTTTAATTCTtgagtttgaaaatattgatgCTTCACATACATTCTGTTTTATATTTGTGATGTTGTTTCGACTctcattgatttttattttttgatgcaAGATGTTGtaggaatatacatacatatcttataTGTTGCAATCagttttcaaattgaaaaaatcattcataagatatgtatatatttatattacttatatgaaaacAATATATTCAACGAatgattttttcaatttgaaaactGATTGCAACGTCTTCATATACCGAAGTGTACCGGACTACTGTTGTAGTATTGTTATTTTAGTACTAGTTTTAATCCTtgagtttgaaaatattgatgCTTCACCTACATTCTGTTTTATATTTGTGATGTTGTTTCGACTCTCAGATTTATTTGTTTGATGCAAGATGTTGtaggaatatacatacatatcttataTATGGTTTTAAAAGATGTTTTTCGGGGCCA belongs to Bactrocera dorsalis isolate Fly_Bdor chromosome 1, ASM2337382v1, whole genome shotgun sequence and includes:
- the LOC105227884 gene encoding transcription factor MafB, whose protein sequence is MRMEDPNLAEQYVQEFVLDHLEDGSATVTAIGVKREDHSPVAAPKITWTTTTITPEEEETANPPAIKMRSFPQSWHIDDRRLQPLSPPPEIYTHGPMAGQAILVNTSVPGGVPSTPPETPPVISSPNGSTCAQTYATITSASYPTHRPPTANAGLTQEMMWLPNSMRSDPQPLDLRPLACPTHEEEWERQREYMHATASVVAANHHHGQLVAQSQHHPHHHHHFQSLEHLAPISMHTPYHSGIPNGATSLSSCGNDSQAPSNAPITTSVVHLNRPMSVCSTRSSTNSPRTCSRQYSTSSNLGLDDCISDDLLTTLSVRELNKRLHGCPREEVVRLKAKRRTLKNRGYAQSCRSKRLQQRHELEKTNRQLNQDLHRLKLEFSRVCQERDHLKQRLQIRTSGSSSGVIAALANASDGSTPGVITVGQPHCNAESHNSPEFYL